A window of Adhaeribacter arboris genomic DNA:
TTATTCAGGTTACGGTTAACCCTCCGCTCCCGGATTTGATGGTAAATTTCCAGGACTCCGCTACCGTTCCACCGGCCGGTTGGCTAGCGGATTTTGGTCAGGCTTTTGGTCCGCGCACGGGCGTTAATCAAGGCAGTAATTTAACGTATGGCTGGAAAAAACGCAGCGATCAAACCCCTTTAGATTTATCAGGGGGAGGCACCATGCCAGGTAATGGACGGAACCGTAATACTCCGCCCGATGTACGCTTAGCTACTTTCCTGCACATGCAGGCCGATGATATAAGCGGTTCTTTTGACGGCATAAAAGAGGAGGGTTACTGGGAAATAAAAGTTCCGAATGGATTTTATGATGTTACCGTAACCGCCGGCGATGCCATTATTGAACCTAATGTCCCGGAAAGCCATAGTTTAAATGTAGAAGGGGTACAAGCCATAAGTAATTTTGAACCAAGTGGCCTGGAGGGTTCTCTCACCCGGTTTAAGACGGCTACCGCCCGGATAAATGTAAAAGATTCCTTATTAACCATTACCGCCGACGGGGGCATTAATACTAAAATAAACTCCGCCAGCATTGTTCCGGTAAGTACCGGGCCGTATGCCTTCTGGTCGACGGATGCGCAGCATATTTCCATCAGAAAAGATTATTTCTTATCCAGAACGTTCTCGTTGGAGCTCAATAACTCTTCCCGCGTAACGGATGTAACCTATACCCTAACGGCCACCTACGACGCTGGCGTTAAAGATTGGTTAAAATTTAGCGCCAGCCACGTTGGTACCGAACCGAATGTTACCTTTAATTATACTGCGGCCAGAAACTTACCTCCCGGCACTTACACCGCCATCGTTTCGGCCTCCACTCCGGATTTTGTCTCTGCCCTGTTAACGGTAAAAGTTACCGTGCTGGATGTGGAAAGTATTTTGCCCTATGTAGTATCCTCCACGCCGGAAAACGGAGCTACTCATGTAAATATAAATACCGTTAGCATTGCCGCCAACAACCTTTATGTGCCGGAAGTACCCGGATTTAGGGGCGGAGTAGATAATTCTACCTTGAATACCTCTACAGTTAAATTATTTAAAATTACAGATACCGAAACTACCGAAATTGTAGGAGTAGTACAAGGTACCGGTGGTGGGGATGCCATCAGCTTTTCACCAACTTATGCTTTAGAGCCCAATACTCATTACAAACTAGTCATCACCAGCGGGGTAAAATCCAACAGCGGCCAGTCCTTCTTACCTTACGAAGCTGATTTTACTACCGGCGGAAATAGCAACGGCACGGCCGGTCCGTCCAGCATAGCATTTACGAAAGAACCTATTGCCGGCACCATTGGCAAACAGTACACGAGTGTAACCATAGGTCCGGACAGAAAATTTTATGCCTTACGGATGAGCGGCACCATAGAAAGATTTACGATTAATCCGCAGGATGGTACCTTAAGCAATATGGAGGTAATTTCTACTCTGGAAGATAAATACGGCGAACGAACTGCCATTGGTTTAACGTTTGACCCCACCTCTACGGAAACTAATCCGATTGCCTGGGTTACGCATTCCACGGGTGGTTTTACCAACGTTGGAACATTCGATGGTAATTTATCGAAACTGTCTGGCCCCAATTTACAAGAGGAACAATTAGTAATTACCCGGTTACCGCGCTCCACCAAAGACCACTTAACCAATAGCGTTGCATTTGGCCCGGATGGCGCTCTTTATATTAGTCAGGGCAGTAATAGTTCCATGGGGGCGTACGATAGAAGCTGGCAACAGGAGGAAAGTTTATTAGCCGGCACTGTTTTACGCCTCGATTTAAATAAACTAACCAACTTTACCCTGCCCTTAAACGCCCGGACTACTGCCGACCAAAGCCTAATTAATACCGCGCCCGCCGAATCGGTGTGGCTAATAGATGGTACGTATAATCCTTACGCTACCAATGCCCCGCTTACCATTTACGCGTCGGGAGTAAGAAATGCGTACGATTTAGTTTGGCATAGCAACGGGCAGTTATATTTACCTACCAATGGTTCCGCCGCCGGTGGTAACTCGCCTGCTTCCGTACCCGGCACCCGCCGCCCGGATGGTACTTTTTATGACGGGCCTGCTGTTGCGGCTACCACTGGGGTACAGGTCCAAAACGATTGGCTTTTCCGGGTGAATCCCCAACGACCGCTCGGCTATTTTGGGCATCCTAACCCCATGCGGGGGGAGTTTCTGGCGTTCCGGGGCTTTAAAGACAATAACTTGTACCCCGTTGGCACCGGCTCCGATGCTAACTTTCGCGGGGCCGCCTTTGATTTTGAGCTAAATAAATCGCCTAACGGCATTATTGAATATAAAAGTGAAACCTTTAACGGCGCTTTAAAAGGGAAATTGTTTGTATGCCGGTTCAGCGGCGGCAGCGATATTGTAATTTTAGAACCAGGCTCTAAAGTATATGACCCCGCTATTTCACCGGAAAACGACAAGAAATACGATATTGTAAAGGTTCAGTCTGGTTCGGGCCTTTTTGGAATAGAAGGTTTATCCGGCTTTGCTAATCCGTTGGATATTACCGAAGACGTACAAACCGGAAATTTGTATGTAATTGAATTTAACTGGAATAATAGTCGGGATAAAACTTCCCAGATTACGTTATTACGCCCCAAAGCTATTACTACCAAAGCGCCTATTGCTACCGTAACCCCAACTAAAATAACCGAGAATGATGTGGTGGATGAAATACCCGGTGAAAAGAATACGATAACGGTTGGGAACAGCGGCAATGCCGATTTAAAAGTTACGGGTATTGTGCTAGAAGGAATGGATAGCAATCAGTTTGAGTTAAGCGGTGTTCCGGACATAAGCGCGGATTCCCCTTTGGAGGTAGCGGCCAATACCGCCTTTACCTTTAATGTACTCTTTAACCCCGCCAGTACCGGTATAAAAACCGCCACCATTAAAATTTATTCCGAAAATTACTCCGTTCTAGAAGTAGCATTAAATGGCTTAGGCACTGCCGGCGAAGGAGGCAGTAACGAGCCATCGTTGCAAGTAATTGTAAATGCTCATGGTTTTAAAACAAATATTGGCGACGATGATATAAATACGGCAATTATTCATAGTACTCAAGCTAAGGCAGCTCTCTTGGGCGCGGAAGTACCTGTTCAACAGTTTGTATCGGCTACCAATGCCTTAGCTTCCGTGGAACCACTGGCTGTTTTCAGTAATCCGGATGCCAGTGGCATTATAACGGCTTTAGGCTGGTATGCTTTAGGCAATCCTACTTTAACAAAAGAATTATTTACCGTAGCCAACAACCGGAGTCAAACCTTAAACGTGCAAGCCACCGGTAAGCTAGTTTTTAGGCCGGGCAGTGCCCCTT
This region includes:
- a CDS encoding beta-xylosidase family glycoside hydrolase yields the protein MLLIPPATWARILTPDLTSPEIATKVPSSIFADSCSSLSTLPCAQLQVSLPYKLTFDAPIPNTLADKDTAGTGFTLTLPYSGTRLPEDSAVSVPTVPGYERAKLTLLNGTLQVVTNKGFARNTNNNQLNTLGVQVDSRNKLQIETTLLNPHNGVDSQQAGLWIGLSDKMYLQLVVSGNRIELRREVNDVSNVDDQLTTDIIPGLDIQKVRLRLVIDPVTNTAEAFYSTDSVTYFNVGAAYPTTSLSIASMGLTASRVYTGILASHRNSAAPVTYSFDDFAISLPGTPLAVQAPVDQVLPGDSTFSLSVGQYTDPDGQPLTYTATLLDGSPLPTWITFASRNLTFSGRTPIEGASLAVKITAIDPSSLSVTTYFNLKVLPVACSPRSILACSKLGVSLPYILRFNTPKSNTLPDQSGFGSGFTMVLPYSGMRHPEDSAVFNPIAPAYEPSKILLNNGFLQLTTTKGLIDTTHNNQLNTLGVLVNGRQKLKIETTLINPYNGTFNEQAGLWIGRTDKTYLKLVVVGNRIELRREVNDTTNLEDQRLTSPIPGLDSQKVHLRLVVDPFTHTAEAFYSTDSVTYFNVGEAYATKALSTDSMDLAISRIYGGIMVSQGNSITPVVYAFDGFNVQAFSNPVKPKLTFLPDHLTYTIVPGGSIIDQNTVLSANVGAPAINLTQETTVDWLSLPTAQTGILTFGPSQINSNQITPTQMPGSYLTSVIAQAEGYQSDTLVIQVTVNPPLPDLMVNFQDSATVPPAGWLADFGQAFGPRTGVNQGSNLTYGWKKRSDQTPLDLSGGGTMPGNGRNRNTPPDVRLATFLHMQADDISGSFDGIKEEGYWEIKVPNGFYDVTVTAGDAIIEPNVPESHSLNVEGVQAISNFEPSGLEGSLTRFKTATARINVKDSLLTITADGGINTKINSASIVPVSTGPYAFWSTDAQHISIRKDYFLSRTFSLELNNSSRVTDVTYTLTATYDAGVKDWLKFSASHVGTEPNVTFNYTAARNLPPGTYTAIVSASTPDFVSALLTVKVTVLDVESILPYVVSSTPENGATHVNINTVSIAANNLYVPEVPGFRGGVDNSTLNTSTVKLFKITDTETTEIVGVVQGTGGGDAISFSPTYALEPNTHYKLVITSGVKSNSGQSFLPYEADFTTGGNSNGTAGPSSIAFTKEPIAGTIGKQYTSVTIGPDRKFYALRMSGTIERFTINPQDGTLSNMEVISTLEDKYGERTAIGLTFDPTSTETNPIAWVTHSTGGFTNVGTFDGNLSKLSGPNLQEEQLVITRLPRSTKDHLTNSVAFGPDGALYISQGSNSSMGAYDRSWQQEESLLAGTVLRLDLNKLTNFTLPLNARTTADQSLINTAPAESVWLIDGTYNPYATNAPLTIYASGVRNAYDLVWHSNGQLYLPTNGSAAGGNSPASVPGTRRPDGTFYDGPAVAATTGVQVQNDWLFRVNPQRPLGYFGHPNPMRGEFLAFRGFKDNNLYPVGTGSDANFRGAAFDFELNKSPNGIIEYKSETFNGALKGKLFVCRFSGGSDIVILEPGSKVYDPAISPENDKKYDIVKVQSGSGLFGIEGLSGFANPLDITEDVQTGNLYVIEFNWNNSRDKTSQITLLRPKAITTKAPIATVTPTKITENDVVDEIPGEKNTITVGNSGNADLKVTGIVLEGMDSNQFELSGVPDISADSPLEVAANTAFTFNVLFNPASTGIKTATIKIYSENYSVLEVALNGLGTAGEGGSNEPSLQVIVNAHGFKTNIGDDDINTAIIHSTQAKAALLGAEVPVQQFVSATNALASVEPLAVFSNPDASGIITALGWYALGNPTLTKELFTVANNRSQTLNVQATGKLVFRPGSAPFGFYTRWPSLAHPQIYSKDSLNAFPNAIPHHFRVYPLKDQNDSVVTNAYLVAVEAVADDQDYQDLVFIVRNVKPFPAIPPDVLGVDPSPSAPADDNSGLVLQAYPNPNPGEKIDITLKNFARKEHVNLTLYDFAGRLILAKDIIVDGQGAAQTQFSQERSLSQGMYLIKAQGLSGVVYTKLLVEK